tgagaagtAGCCGTCAGACAAATTATTTTTTTcgaaaccatagagcagtattactgcgCAATGGCTGCCccagctgttcgcgccaaaatgaagcacgagcagcgcacgcgcgtgcgctcaccgcggtacagtgcggccgctcgtctgagcgcgagtggcatggcctccgagattagccggtgacgcggaggccatgcgagcggctgagttatgtcgacTCCCCccgcgccctttttcggcgcgccacctatccagctgGTCTCCCAtaaccaagaaagaaagaaagaaagaaaaaagaagaaagaaagaaagaaagaaagaaagaaagaaagaaagaaagaaagaaagaaagaaagaaagaaaaagaaatctagGCCTGTTCCCACCCCATGTGAAAGCCTTACGAgctgcggagcattgattcgcctgtgtttcgcTTGTGtttatttattaaagacgatagcctttcttggggaactaaaacgcagaaattttggtctgtctgtctgtctgtctgtctgtcacacgattcagccaaccggccaaagtttaagcacttgctgaacgcccagccatctttaactggtagctgcgttcatacttgggaacattgtcgatcaaaaagcaaatattgcgcatatctgaggcgcaacatcaatacgtaaatattaagtggtgtgtttctttactagaaaatacatagatacgtaattctaaagaccctattgtttcttaggctgcgccgaaaatgctagtgtttcttaggctgcgctgaaacggcgcagaaacagccggcagaagactatcctctttcgacgacatttgcagcgaagcacgcagatacgcggccaattttctccCCTGTGTTTCCCTTATGTTGTGTTTATCCGCTCTGTTGTGTTCTTTTCTAGCATTTATCTgctctttcgcgctgttttctgttgttttcgtgtaattatgtgacattttctatacttttgtgttcttttcttgtgattatctgccTTGTTTTGCGATtatatattttctgttctattTTCGCTGCTCCTAGAGCGATGCGTCTACCtaccggcgctggcgtttcaccTCCGCCTCTCTCTTCTgtagatctgtgtctaactcccggtggtggcgtttcgctgtcgcttcactggctcggacagacgaattagcccttcggcgacgctggtgttcacgggcaagcaagcgctgtcgTTCCAAACGcacagcctgctcggcttatgcgTATCAAACGTGGGTCCTGCATGACGCCAACGCGACACATGAGACGCCGACAGGGCGGTCCTTTAAACTGCTCCTCAtataagagaaagaaaaaaagactacaGAGGTCGGCGTAAAGGAGACGGGCAGCCCCGCAACACGAAGGACGACGGCATGCTCCATCACTCAGGAGACAGGCGCCACGGTGCAAGCCACGGGCCGGCGGGCGTCTAACCGCGAGCTCCTCGGGTTGCCAAACACACGAAGCCCCGCCGCGGCGCAACTAGACGTGAACAAGGACTTGTCCGGTAGCGACGAGGACACGCACGCTTTGATGCCCAACGACGCCGAAGCCTCGTGTAAGAGGCGTCGGGGTCACGTCCGAGGCACTATACGaacgcatacacacgcacgcacacactgcCACACCAGTCCTCTTTTCGCTCCCTAAACTGTTTGCCGCGCGCACAATTGCGAcaggcacgcgcgcacacacgagcGTAGCATAAAAGTGGATAGAGTGGGGGTGCGTGGAAGGAAGCACGCGCCAGCCGGTGCGTGTACCGTGTGTTCCACCACATAGCGGTAGCGGGCGGAACGCTATTGAAGCTTGCGGTGGTGTTGAGTATTGCGAGTTCGATATCGCGGTGACTTTtaatcacacgcccgcgcgcgcACGCGTTTCGGTGAATTCTGCTTTCGGACACATGAACCATCTCATGGCCGAAATGTAGTCATGACAGGAAGTGGCGAAATTGTCCTAAGACAATAATTGGGTAGTTTGAGAATACAGAAAGAAATGATGTCCATTTgagtttgttgtgtgtgtgtgtgtgtgtgtgtgtgtgtgtgtgtgtgtgtgtgtgtgtgtgtgtgtgtgtgtgtgtgtgtgtgtgtgtgtgtgtgtgtgtgtgtgtgtgtgtgtgtgtgtgtgtgtgtgtgtgtgtgtgtgtgtgtgtgtgtgtgtgcgtgtgtgtgtgtgtgtgtgtgtgtgtgtgtccgtccatccgtccgtccgtccgtccaagCCTACAGTGCGCAAAACTTGCCACAAAGGCAACTAACATCTATCGTTGCACGGAGTAGCTGATTGCGTAAATGGTTCTTCGAAACGTGATTTCGCAAGACACAGGTACCCGACACTCGTCCGCaacagtgcacaaaaaaaaatcgttgTCAGCATAACAAAACTGGGCAAATAAAGTACAATAAATGCCCGAAGAACTGATATCTCTGACGTCCGAGgcggcaaagtaaaaaaaaaaagcgcgcgaaaGCGAGCAGTGCCTCCATGACACTACAATGTCATCAAGTAGAATCAcccgagaaaaagagaaaaaaaaaaacgatgtgcgtgTCGTAATTGCGCCGGATGTGAGGTGAGCATACGTGCCTCGAAGTGATGTCACGTACGCCTAAACCTCCAGACAGCGCTCGGTTCGTGGCGGAACGATATCCTGCGGAAATCAATGAGGGGAAGAGGAGAATGAAGGGTGGATTCGCCGCATTACTAGtgtgctgtgcagtgaaaaaAACAAGCACGGAATGTGGAATTTTTTTATCGTGTTGTAAGAACGGGGCGTCGCTCCACCAGCGCTCTTGCGTTTCATGCTTTTGACATGTCGCCTGCAATTTATTTCTTTTATAATTTCGAGTGGAGTATTTTAGTTGCAATGTTAATATAACGAAATGTTAAGGTTTGTTGAACTTGCTTAGATGGTACTGGCGGgttagttggttgtacatgattttGAGGACAGCAGCGCAAAATTTAAGGAACTCGGAAAAACGCAATAATACACATAATGcaggcgctgaacttcaactgagtCTTTTGTCAATCTGCAAGAAATGTTTAACTGCGGCCGTGATAAACCACGCATGCCCAGACAAGATAGATATTTTCATATGTGCCAAAGCAAATATCATATTGAAAGGCCTAAACGTGACTACACTAAGCACTGAAATTCTGCAAAAACGGCGCTCGcacaacgaaaacaaaaaatagtAAATATTGGAAACGATGGAAAAGATTTTTAAAAATGGAAACACATGAGGCATTTGTCATtcactgtttttttatttttttagaaaaGTGTTCTCTACATATATGTAGGGCCCCAAAGGTCAATGTCATTCATTTGTTGTccgtaggagtgtgcgaatagtgaattttataaccgaatcgaatacgaatcgaatgctgttcgaatagttttcgaatagtaaggaatccattttcaaagcagccctagaacGATTATGTGACTATTTTCAAAACAGCGCAAGAATTCcgtaacaatttatttgaaataaatattcactagctttaacaaaggaacattacgattacttttaaccgacatAAAAAATGCCACAATTttgtaaactgaggcaagctcgtatacaATTGCAACTGTAGCCTTACAAATATTCTGTAACCGCAGGCTGATATACAGGAGTCACTGACTAGTGGTCAAGGTGGCACTTTCTCGACAGCTTTTAACTCGAAATGATATGTGAATATCAAACAATAGTCATGAGTAAAAAacaacatgaatgtcatgatgatCATGAATATCATGAGTAAACAgcatcatgaatgtcatgatggATTGATGACTCTTTGGCTTCGGTAACACGGGAGTTTTAAGCAATAACGCCTTCATCCTCTAATCAAGATAGCGTCAATAGTTCCGTAAAACCTcagggctgcatgcatcttggtaattaGATTACTAAAACACGAAATGTTACCCTtctctgttccaacgtttcgtGCCTTCGAGATTTTTTCATCGTTGCCTATTATTCgcaaaatattcgaaaaatattcgatatttCTCATATGCACCATTCGATTCgggtaccgaatcgaatagaacgctattaaattcgttattcgaaatttttcgaatattcgcacacctctagttgtCCGTAACACGAAAAGTGTTTGTGGTTGTTTTGTGCGCCTGGTCACATGTGCGCGTAGGTAGGACGGCCCGGCGTTGTGGGAAGAAGCTGTATTTACTTAATTCCTACTGCGCAGAGCTCtaaagtgggctagttggtgttcattcACCCTAAGATGTGCGCTAAGTAAACACAGACACTGTACAGAACAAAAAAATACGGAACACACGACGTCGTTTCCATGATAAAGGACACATGACGTATTGCGCTCGACATCGTgtgccctttttttttcgttctgtgcTGTGTCTGCGTTTACTTAGCGCACCTTGTTAAGGTGAATTCCTACCGCGCGTTAACGATCTTGCTCAAGTTACCGTACCCTTGACTTAGGCACGCCTTTGTTGGAAAACACTATCCTTCCTTCCTACTGCGCATTAAGCGCGAGCGTTTACGGTAGGAAAGACTCGCGGAGTCGTCGTAGTCGCTGAACCCTCTCGTCGTCACGTTCGCTGCCGGTTCCTTCGAAGAGGGTGAAAAGATTAAGCGCGGGAAGAGAGAAACGAGTGTCTCGGGGAAACGCTAGGGAAAAAAGGTAGGGATGGCGGGAGCGACTGTGCGGAAGGGAAAACGGGAGAGGGTGACGACGGGGAAGGTGTTAGGGAAAGACGagcacggcggcggcggctgccccCGGTTTGTGTGATGACAGAGCGTGCGCCGTCTGGCGGAGATGGTTTATGTTCCGCAACGTTTTTccgcatgaaagaaaaaaaacaacgtcTCTCTCTGTTCCTCCTCGCTTGCTCGTAACGTGGTGCGCAAGTACAGTCAAGATGGCGACGCAGGGACAGTGTGGCTAAATGTGAAACATTCTCACCGCGCTAAGTCGAGCATGTCTGCTCACGCGTCAACTCACTCGGGATTTGGTGCTTCGGCGCGGCAGGCACAGCTATTCGTGCCAGAAAATCATTCGGATCAATACTCACTAGCATCACCCCTTCTCTTGAGACTCCTCATTAAGTGTTGTCATCTTTGATATCAGAAATGCAAGAATATCCGAGAATTTCGTATAGTGCCTTCTCGAATGGAATACGAATCGAAGAGCCGAAGCTACTCGGtccgaatattcaaaatttcgaacaCTCTATCGCCCCTTATATAACTCTATTGCTTCGATGGacatgccttatatatatatatatatatatatcaacttCACCCTGCAGCTTCGATACGTTCGCATCCTTCGAAACAGTAAGATGCTCTAGTGCGTGTCTTGCACCTGTACGTACATTATTCCCGGTTTGaaacacatcgtttttttttattattataacgactgctatgagcaattgctcgtaaTAACCGCGTCATGTCTCCGCAAATATGGCCGTTAACGATAACGTTGCCTCTGATGTAAGCGTACGAGTAAAAAATATGCCAATATGgcacgaactgtagacgctggagACGAAAATACGTTAAATAGTTAGGCCTAAATTTtagcgtttcaatccgtgaataCAATACCTCTCGTGACTAGGTGTGCGGCATAGCAGTCATTTTGCCCCATATCGATCAAAGCATTGTTTGCGCAACATTAATTTGTCCGTTATTCCTCGTCGTGAGGACATTGGTGTAAGTACATGGAACGGGACAGATGTATGgggaaaaaatattttttttaatcgtaGCGCAAAATGACACAGGGACAGACAGGTACACGGGACTGTCGCTAGTCCCGCGTACCTGTCTGtctttgtgttgttttgcgctgcgatttttcttcaaaaagtcatgaaccaactatcccaagaaaacgttttgctaagATGTACTTCGATTGCCGACGCTCACGTGGGCGGCACacgtacagccgtcatttttatgaaagagAACACGCGAGCGCCTGGCAGATAGTCGCGCGCCGCCTATATATATGTGGCGCGGTGCAGTGGCGGAATatgaaaataaaaggagagaaTGGTGTCGTTCCCGACTACTGCCTACACTCCCATCACGAACGTGCCTTTATTTTACGCTTTCTTCTTGATATCTATGTTCTATTGGGGCATTTCGGCAAACAATGATTCCTTTCGAAAAGGATTGTTGCTATCACAACTTAGGAAGCATTCGGGAGaaacgaaaagcaaaacaaatttTGGCACAGATCAGACATGCACAACAAAATAAAGcgacagaaaagaaggaaaactgCAAGAAGTGGTGTAGGCAATACACGGAACGGCACCGCTCTCTCCTCTCAGTTTTCACATTTCGCCACAGCGCTGCGCCACATGTGTGgtacgaggctattcgccacgcacTCGCGTGTTTCCTTTCATAAAAATGATGGCTGTATATTTCGTTAACAACGCTCCCCAGACAGCACCTTGCAACTTCCAGTGATGAAACGAGATTGTCAATGGGGCCATGGCGATGGGCCCTCTGGCGTATTCTTCAATTCGCTACATCCTCTTCCACTTGCGTTCGCAGCCAGGAAGCCAAAACCCACCCCGTCCCCGATGTCCTGTCGCCTGCTGCCGTTCTCGGGTCACCGGTCCCAAGACGGCTCGTACTTCGCCCTCAGCACCACCAAGATCTGGACGCTGTCTCCGTCTCCGCCGGACAGCAACCGAAGGGATGGCAGCGGCAGTAAAGGGGGCGCCGTCTGGCGGGACTCTCCGCTGCCCCAGAAACTCAGCGGCGACGCCTGGCGGGTGGTGTGCGCCAACGACCGCCACGTGTTGCTGCACGACGGTGCGCACGCCTTCTTGCACACGCACCGAGTGTCGGCCTGGAGAAACGTCACGCAGGAACAGAGGCGCGGCGGCCTGCCTGTAAGTATTACTAACAACATGGGTTTACAAAAttgggggcagctacgcactactgGTGTGGAAACGGCGGATCTGGTGGCGTTCCCATCATCCTTTGCCTCCTCCGCATCCTCCCTTCCCtttgccaccccttgctatagtgtacATGTACCCATGTACGTACACTGTATACTGTACCCCATGTATACTGTACCCGAGAACGACTTCTTGAAGAAAGCCCGCCAtttatgcttcaccctctcccctcctcctctccataccctcatcctcacttccctttcccacctccttgctatgctaAGTATACGTGGCTATGGTAtgatttccttctctttctctctctatttctttttctctctttatttcattatctgtctatctctttttctctctttgtctttctctgttttctctctctctgtgacttttttctatgtctttctgcctctgtgtatttctttctctgtctttcgatctttttctatttttattggcTGGGTGATGCGCTTAAGGTAGGGACACGTTACAACGGTGGGGACACGGTAGGGACAcgtcctgttaacactgtgtcctgtgtactttgtaacgtgtccctaccgtaagcgcatcaccaagccaacatgaaccaactagcccctttcgtcgcattactATCTTTATTGCCTtactttctctccatttctttcgctttctttctatctgtactcgcccatctgagttattgcatcccacgccgcaaAAATTGTGGCacttgttctgggagcgaagcaggacaTCAAGATGAGGACGGAAAGAGGGCGCGCAGTTAATGATTATGATTGTTTTTGTTCGCGACCAACAGGGTTTCTATGAGTCTAAACAGCTCCGGTGTTTAAAAAAATGTTGTAGTGTAAGTCTAcgcctcgaaagtgaaaccaagaaGCCGCCATCTTACCAGTGGCAAGATAAAACTTTAGCGTGTAGCGAAGAGAAAGCAGCGTTCTTCTAACACGCCCTACTGGTTTAACAccagtcaggcacgtagccaggattttttttcggggggggcccaaggcctaattgttcgaaagaaagtatttccatggcaaaaataaaacaaaagttgcccaggaatatagaaggccggacgaatttcggggggggcccgggccccccgggccccccccttgcctacgtgcctgacaccAGTAACTTTTTGGGACAGCTGGTGCTCAACGTGTGCTTTTGTGTTACAAGTTTCCTTGAGAAGCCTCAAAGTctaggcaaattttattggagatcgaGTCAGTACCCATCCCAATAGGTTACTCTCGTAGGAAACAACGTTCTCTTTAGGTACCACCCGAAATGAGCATGCTTCCGAGACAAACCAAGGGCAAACCGTGGCTTCACTTTCGTCGGTCGTGCATTGCGAGTGCTTCCCcttcagcaattttttttaatccttgTTGACTATCATGGGTGTGCATTAGGGCGCCTCTATCTAAGCTTCTCTTCGTACAGGGTGGTGACACGAGccgccatattttttttattaaatgtgttatAGAGACGTTGgcgcctatacatggctccggctactcctcttaccttacttattaatttgcgtcacgaacttataaataaaagtagactcactcacggcaatgtccttttaaaaggaatgtactcacgtcatgcataatgtccacgtgtcgacaacaatgttcacacgcaagacacacaagaaacgctcgcactttgccgaagagttcatctcactgtctcacagtcctttgtataacgcgatcacacaacagtcactgggcccTTGCCCGCACATATTGTGTCGGAGAACGTAAGGATGCTCTAAGCTGGTAACACCCCACAACGCGACAGCACAACGAGCGCACGTGTGTGCGCGTCCACCAGTCCGACACAATATGGCGGCGGCGCGGACAATTGGTTTATCTACCCTTAAATCGGGAGATGGTGCTCACATCGAAGCACTCTAGTGCACATTCGCTCCGCGCGACATGCTACGGAAAAAAGTGCATTCAAACAAAAGCTTTTTCGCATAAACTGCCCCTGAAAAAACCATCACTCTCAACTAACTAACCGTCAGTCTTGTTTAGCAACACTAACTATAACAAGAACTGACTGACAACTAACAATGACTAACTAACGTTTAGAAACGCTGGCTAGAGCAGTGTTGCTAAACTTTTTCAGTTTTCTATGTGTAtatttacgtatacacgcacacatgcagcatacgcacgaacctacataaaggGTGATTTACGGACCCTTCTTTCTGACGCAGGTACCGGCCGCCATCTGGTGCACACCGGATGAAATCCAATTCCTCAACCTAAAGACCGGCTCCCTCACCAGGTTCACCGTTGACGACCACATTAACGTCACGGAGTCCACGAGGCTTCCGGTGCTGCCCGCCAGGAAGTCTCACACACACACGTGGTACCACAACGACCAAGTGTACGTCATCACGGACAGGTACCACAACGGCTCCGCCCTCCAGAACAGCACCACCGTCCTCTGGAAGGCATCGGGACTTTCGGTGTACAAGAACTGGAAAGTTGCTTCCCAGTGGAATCAGGGCAATCCCGAATACCCGGAGTCTCTAGCAAAGTCGTACTCCTGGACCGGTGGCGAGAACCTCTGGCTGTGGAGGGAGCTAGGGAAGGAGTGCGAGTTGTGGAGGTTCAATGTGACGTCAGAGACCTGGAGTATGCTGAGGAAAGTTCACGATTCATCGGCACACGGTCGACCCATACTCGCGTGGTCTCGAAAGGGCGACGACGTCCCGTGTCTCATGTTTGCCGACACCGCTTGCGACTCCAAGCCCTACACGGACTGCATAACGCAAGCCGAACTCGCTGGAGGCGAAGCCACCACGACGTCCACTGCTTCTCAAGTCTACACGACAACAGGAGCCTCCTCGTCGGTGACCACGCAACGGACCACGCCAGCCGGACCGACAGCCTCGGGAACGACGCCAACAGTGACGACGTCGCCAACAACCACGACGTGGGAAGTCACAACGACGACGTTTTCAAAGGCTACGACGGTTACCTCGACGTCCTACACCACGTCGCCGTCTCCGACGACGACCGCCGCTGCCTCACCGACTGCCAAGGCGATTGCTGGTGGAGATACCACTTACACCGTGGTTGATTCCGACCAGTCCAAGTGGCACCAGCGAAATTCGGGCATCTTCGGATCGATCATCTTCTTCGGCACGTCGATCACCATCTTCACCATCGTCGGGGTCGTCTGGTGCATCCGACACTGCGTGCATTTCCCTAAAGAGGCGCTCTTGCTCAGGGACCCGCCTTCAGTGAGATACACGGCCATACCCGACACGATCGCGTGAACGCGTGTTCGGCAAGGTTTATAGAATGCTGCAGCCTTCCGTTTAAGCCTATTGACAAGCTCTCTTGTCAGTAGCAGCGTTCGGTACAGGGTTTTTCCCTGCATGAAAGGACGAAGAAAATGACTGTCTCGGCGTCGCCGACCACAGACGAGGACAGTGTGACGGAAGGGAGGGGTCAAACGCCAAGAGATGGCTTCCGGTTTGACATTTGACAGAAAGCCGCGTCATCTACGCGAGGCAAGATTGTGGCTTGGTGTACGTGTACAATCTCTGCGTCATGACAATGCGAAAAGGACATGGGCAAGCACTTCACTGCAGCTGCCCATGATTCGCAAAAGTGTGAGGCGCATTCATGTATTCGGCCCTAACTTCTACTCTGTGTGTGTTAATGTTGGCTTATGTTGTTTCCGTAGATCTTCTTGTCGCAACCTTAGTAAGCATTTGCAGAGTTTTCCCAAGTTGAAAAATATGCATGACCCTTTTTTACTCGTGCCCTAAACGTCGTAAAAAAATCTACAGCACCAATAGCTCTatattatttgttgttgtttttttacatGCCGCTTAGATTACGTCAAAATGGTTCTACATTCACTCTGTCTCGATCCAACAAAGCGGACTGTAAACTATAAGTGGTAATTACGAAATAATTTTCTTACTATACCTACTGTTTTAGAGCGTCCGCTAGTTATGGCAACGAGGAGCCTAGTTAA
The nucleotide sequence above comes from Rhipicephalus sanguineus isolate Rsan-2018 chromosome 8, BIME_Rsan_1.4, whole genome shotgun sequence. Encoded proteins:
- the LOC119401698 gene encoding uncharacterized protein LOC119401698; its protein translation is MSCRLLPFSGHRSQDGSYFALSTTKIWTLSPSPPDSNRRDGSGSKGGAVWRDSPLPQKLSGDAWRVVCANDRHVLLHDGAHAFLHTHRVSAWRNVTQEQRRGGLPVPAAIWCTPDEIQFLNLKTGSLTRFTVDDHINVTESTRLPVLPARKSHTHTWYHNDQVYVITDRYHNGSALQNSTTVLWKASGLSVYKNWKVASQWNQGNPEYPESLAKSYSWTGGENLWLWRELGKECELWRFNVTSETWSMLRKVHDSSAHGRPILAWSRKGDDVPCLMFADTACDSKPYTDCITQAELAGGEATTTSTASQVYTTTGASSSVTTQRTTPAGPTASGTTPTVTTSPTTTTWEVTTTTFSKATTVTSTSYTTSPSPTTTAAASPTAKAIAGGDTTYTVVDSDQSKWHQRNSGIFGSIIFFGTSITIFTIVGVVWCIRHCVHFPKEALLLRDPPSVRYTAIPDTIA